The nucleotide sequence gaaacgtattcccctgtcgtattcccctgtagtggatgcgataacattgcgttatttggtcagtttatctgcatatcataaactgcatatgcatttaatggatgtggtaacagcctacttatatGGCTCATTAGattgggatatctatatgaaagtccctgaagaactaaagatatctaaaccatccaatgaatattcgcaatggttatactcagttaaattgcaaagatctttatatggtctgaagcaatctggacaaatgtggtataatcatcttactgagtatctggccaaaaacggatttaagaatgatgatatctgtccatgtgttttcataaagaaatatgcatctggattcattataattgctgtgtatgttgatgatttaaatatcattgaaactcctgaagagattccaacaattataaaaactctaaaagaagagtttgagatgaaagatcttggaaagactaaattttgtctcgacctacagatcgagcatataaaaaaatgggatctttattcatcaaataacatacacagaaaagattttgaaaagattttatatggataagtcacatcccttgaataccccaatgatcgtaaggtctttggatgtgaaaaaggatcaattccgtcctaaagaagaaaatgaagatatccttggtcctgaagtaccatatcttagtgccattggagcgctaatgtatcttgctaataatacgcgacctgacatatcattcgcggtgaatttactagcaaggtatagttcctctccaactagaagacattggagtggaatcaagcaaatctttcgatatcttcatggaacggttgatatgagattgttttatccatatggatccaagtcacaattagttggctatgcagatgcacacaaagggagatctcaaacaggatatctattcacatatggtggtatatctatatcatggaggtccacgaaacagacgattgcagcaacatcctctaatcatgctgaaatactagcgattcatgaagcaagtcgTGAGTATTTTTAGCTCAGGAGTTTGATCAAATATAttttgtcatcatgtggactgattgatcataagatagctccaactttcctatttgaaaataatacagcatgcattgctcaacttaaaggcggatacatcaaaggtgatagaataaagcatatttctcccaaattcttcttcactcacgaccttcaaaatcaagggatgattgatgtccaacagatccgctcaagtgataatctggcagatttattcacaaagtcactcccaaaatcttcttttaaaagattggtacatcagattgggatgcgctgatttcgagacatcaactgatgtcgacaagaggaggagactgtactcttttttccttggttaggttttttcccattgggtttttcttgacaaggtttttaatgaggcagtccctatcactaaaggatattgtactcttttttcttcactaaagtttttttttcCCACTGgggttttctttagtaaggttttaacgaggcaataatcctaaatggatatccaagggggagtgttgtgataaggatgAAAGTTGAGGTGGATGACCATCATTAATATGGGCGTTTGATTTCAATACTGAATAATTTAACTTCTCAAGGCAAACCAAACTAATGAAGTTGAAAAATGTAAAACTTCCTTGCCTATAAATAGAGAAGCAACTGATGTATTCCATACAGCAATAATAaaatcctctctctctccttatattactaaaaacatctttctctctctttattctctatgaatagtttctctctctttctttcttttgttactatttataaatatatgaataatttctattgagctaattatattaatattagagtcttctatttacacatctttattttatatttagtatatcttttatttattttacaacaccaTCTACACATCTAACGAAATGAACATCTgatatatctattatttacattgtttaatattttcattgtctacctatacttttctttATAGGATATTAAACACATTTCTCATGCATATATATTTCAAACTTTTCGTCATTTGTTGTGATGACtggaaaaataaaagagaaagtaaTGAAGAAAAAAACTAGTTATTAttgtaaaaaatattaaataattaatattttttatatttatttcatATTTAAGTTAACATTATTTANNNNNNNNNNNNcaattagcatttaatgaataatacatggttatactaatttagaaaaatatcttaattataattatataaaatcaatatttaatgcattattaaactagTTATAAATCgagaatattttaaatattttaattatattgatataATTCTAATTCTCATCTATTATGCAATAATTTTATTAGTGAAAAGTTGTTACGTTAATAGTGACCCATTTATATTGATAtcaattgatgatgatgatgataatatatcaataattaaatgctaaaatcatTGTTAAATATTTCCTACCTAACTTCAATTAgttaacaaatttaattttagttGCTATGTTTTATTTTCTACATAATTATCTTAATTGTCAATCATAATATATCAAATTAGCATTTAATACATAATTATGTTAATtgtcaataattttaattttcaattattgtaatataattttaaattaatcgtAATTTTTGGCAAATTGATATTAATATCtaccttaaaaaattaaaataaaaaatctatgaTTCTAATCATGATAAAAATGTGTATAATATGATAATGGCTTATTCAATCACAACAAATATATGATGTATaacacaataataaaaaattaacttaataataattattttatataattatttttattctaatagaGGCCAGTTCCTACAAAAAAtgcttttggatttttttttggcTACTTTTTTAAAAGTTTTGGTTGTTCTTTCACTATCTGACTTTTAAgttgtttctttttcatatatagtaatttttttttgtagtttGTGAGTATAGGTATGAAAATCATGTAAGAGTATTATACAATATACCATAAAAAAATACATGATTTTTTTATTCTGCATAAAAAAGACTCTCTCTTAATCCTATAAAATCAGGACATACATAAATGTTATTTGATGtagttctatttcttcttttttaatcctaaaaactaagaaaaaataatatcTAATATTTATCATTTGTTTTTGTCTCtgttctctttttcaaaatagtttAATTGAACAAAATTGAAACATACTCATAGACGATAATGATGGCTACATGCTTTTACATTGCATTTTTCAACTGGTTTATTCTAGCGCATGTAATAAAGGTGCTTTCATGAAGTCAAATGTTTAGAATATTATGATGGGTTCCTAATATGGATGTCACCTCATCAAATCTTCACTGTGATTTTTAAAGCTCGTGTGCCCAAAATTAAAGGTGGTTGTTAATGCCTATAATAAAACGggtaaaatatgatttttaagacATTCTTTGTGCAACTTTTCGTGGTCTAGTAATGATTTATGGTTAAAGAATTAGAAATACAAGATTTTTACTAAATTAAGTCCTTCAATAGCCTGTGAAAATGAAAGTGGTTTAATTTTATGGGAATGTTTAGAACTAAATTTTGCTGATAGCAAGAAAATAATGGATGCAATTTTTATCTTGGTGAAGAAAGCAATGTATTCGATTAATAATGGAATTCAGATTATTCTACTTTTTATGTACTCTTATTataattaactaatataaataTCTATGCAATgcgaaaaatatttattttcttatatttatgtttaaaatatatttttaaataaaatttcatGAATATATTTaacttatataaaataattttatattttttattatttatataaataccaaataataatatattaatcNNNNNNNNNNNNNNNNNNNNNNNNNNNNNNNNNNNNNNNNNNNNNNNNNNNNNNNNNNNNNNNNNNNNNNNNNNNNNNNNNNNNNNNNNNNNNNNNNNNNNNNNNNNNNNNNNNNNNNNNNNNNNNNNNNNNNNNNNNNNNNNNNNNNNNNNNNNNNNNNNNNNNNNNNNNNNNNNNNNNNNNNNNNNNNNNNNNNNNNNNNNNNNNNNNNNNNNNNNNNNNNNNNNNNNNNNNNNNNNNNNNNNNNNNNNNNNNNNNNNNNNNNNNNNNNNNNNNNNNNNNNNNNNNNNNNNNNNNNNNNNNNNNNNNNNNNNNNNNNNNNNNNNNNNNNNNNNNNNNNNNNNNNNNNNNNNNNNNNNNNNNNNNNNNNNNNNNNNNNNNNNNNNNNNNNNNNNNNNNNNNNNNNNNNNNNNNNNNNNNNNNNNNNNNNNNNNNNNNNNNNNNNNNNNNNNNNNNNNNNNNNNNNNNNNNNNNNNNNNNNNNNNNNNNNNNNNNNNNNNNNNNNNNNNNNNNNNNNNNNNNNNNNNNNNNNNNNNNNNNNNNNNNNNNNNNNNNNNNNNNNAaataatagtataaaataaaaaattcataataataatagtaatatatTAATTGCATcgttaatattttatatatagtACAAAAATTTATCCTAATTATAACAATTTAACTAATATATGTTTTAGGGCAATTTATGTTTTAAATAAACTTGGCCATCAATATTACCAATATACACATTTTACAAAGTGGATACCGAAAtacatttttttcataaattatatAAACCGCGACAGTATATAAACCGCGACAGGAGTATCACGGTTTTCAAAAtgcacgtaatccgctacagggtGTCGCGGATTAAGTTGGTAAAAAACATCACATAATCTGTTACAGGGGTGTCGCGGTTTATTCTTTGTCAACTTTGCCTATAAATACCAAACAAGATAGGGAGTGGGTCACTTGAGGAGAGTTATTTTCACACTTTCACAAATGGATAGTGAGGAGAGCTTGTTGGTTCTAGTCCATTGCTctcgtaaaataaaataaaaaagtaataggCATGGCGTTAAGTTCATGGACAAAGAACCGCTGAGCATTTTTATCCGTTTGACTGATACTATGTCGGATCTGAAGAGGAACATATTGCAGAAGGCAGAGTTGTGTGGGGCCAAGTTGGTGAATGTGTTCTACAAGATTCTGATGGCAGTTGTGTCAAGTGGTGTGCAGTATGAAACATTTTTCATAGGGTCGGATGAAGACATGGGGTCTTTTTTCATTGTTGGCGGAGTTTTTTCGAAGGTGAGAATACACGAGTTGTATGCCAAGTTGGAAGACCGTGTGGAAAGTTCCGGGACTTCAGCGCCAAATCTTCAGTCGACGACGGTGGGGGGTGCTTCTACTTCGATACCTGTCGTTGTACCTGGTTGTCTACTACCTGCACCTTCACTTGTTCTAGCACTGGCAAATAGGTCACCTGGTTTGATTACTGGTCTCGTTGGTGGTGATGAGCCAGATCACGTTGAGAACGCGATGCGGGACTATGATTCGGACGATGAGCCCGATCACATATCAGGGGATAGTGAGGAGGAGACTCCAGTTCCCCTACCTGCACCTCAGGGGCCATCCAGTTCTAGGTCCCACCAACAACCGCCGCATTTCTCGACGCTTAACCTGGAAGTAGTGAGTCAACAACCGGATGATGCACACACCTTCGGATACCAAGGATTACACGAGGGCAATGCTTTTGGGAAATTTTAGATTGGTCAATCTTTCCAGACTAAGGAGGAAGTTGTGATGAGTGTTAAGGATTATAGCATTCCTCGAGGAGTTCAGTATCGGGTTATGGAATCTGATCATCTAAAGTATCTTGGAAGATGCAAGGAGTTTGGAAATGGCTGCACCTGGATGATCCGCGTGGCACTTCGGCAACGCAAGAGTATCTGGGATGTTAGAAGGTACAACGAAGCCCACACTTGCCTGGCCACATTGATTTCGAGCGACCACCGACAGCTCGATTACCCACGTAATATGCGCGAGGATCTATCTTTTGGTTAAGACGGATGCAGCGGTTACCATAAAGGTGTTGTAAGAAGCTACTGAGTCAACCTACGGATTCATGCCTAGTTACCAGAAGGTGTGGAAGGCAAAGCAGAAGGCAGTCGCCCAGATTTACGGGGATTGGGAAGAGTCATTTGTGGAGTTGGCCCCGTGGAtccttggaatgcaagcaacgaTGGACGGAGCCATAGCTTTGTTGAAGACTTCTCCAGTGCGTGTAGGTGGTGAGGTTGATGAGTCTACAGAGAATTTCATCGACTTTTCTGGACATTCCCTCCATGCGTTGAGGCTTTTAAACATTACAAGCCACTAATCAGCACTGACAGAACGCATCTGTATGGGAAGTATGGCGGGACTTAGCTTCTGGCTATTGCACAAGATGAAAACTCGAATATATTCCCAATTGCGTTTGCACTTGTTGAGGGGGAGAATGCTGAGTCATAGGCTTTTTTCTTATCCCACTTGCGTCAACATGTGACCCCAGAGGAAGGGATTCTGGTGAATTCTGACAGACACAACGGTATTAAGACTGCATTGGAGGCACCAGACAGTGGTTGGAAACTGCCTCATACATATCGAGTGTATTGCATTCGACACGTTGCAGCTAATTTTGCTCTCAGTTTCAAGGGTCAGGATGCAAGGCAGATGCTCGTGAATGCGGCGTATGCCAAGACTGAGGCCGAGTTTGACTACTAGTTTGATATTATGAGGACTGAGAATCCGGCCATGTGTGATTGGGCCAACCGACTGGAGTACGATAAGTGGACCCAACAGCAGGATGGAGGTAGATGGTTCGGCCACATGATGACAAACATATCCGAGTGTGTTAACTCTGTACTGAAGGGGAGGCAGACAGCAGAGGCGCAGTTGGGATCAGACCAACGGTTTTGCCAAGCGCTGGTTTAGGCGATAGAGCGCAACCTGAAAGATGCGAGGTGCTTCACGGTTACTTTGTTCGACAGACATCAGTCTGAGTATACCGTGGCTGAGATGACTCCTACCGGTAACTTCTTGCTTGGGACGTATCGGGTTTCCCTCAGAGATCGCACTTGTGATTGCGGGTACTTTCAAGCTCTCCATTACCCTTGCTGCCATGCGATTGCATGCTGTGCTCAGCCCCGGTTAGACTGGGCTACGTACGTCCACGAGGTTTATACCATGAGTAAGGTGTTCAGCGTATACCGGATGGGGTTTTTGCCCCTTATTCCAGAGGGTCTATGGCCACCGTATGCCGGTCCTACTATCGTCCCTGATCCTAGCATGAGACGTGCCCGAGAAGGGCGACCGAGGTCAACAAGAATCCGTAACACCATGGATGAGGCTGATACTAGTCGGCCGAAGCGATGTGGGCTATGCAGACAGACAGGACACACTCGCGAGACTTGCCTCAGCGAG is from Arachis ipaensis cultivar K30076 chromosome B01, Araip1.1, whole genome shotgun sequence and encodes:
- the LOC107613922 gene encoding uncharacterized protein LOC107613922, with amino-acid sequence MSDLKRNILQKAELCGAKLVNVFYKILMAVVSSGVQYETFFIGSDEDMGSFFIVGGVFSKVRIHELYAKLEDRVESSGTSAPNLQSTTVGGASTSIPVVVPGCLLPAPSLVLALANRSPGLITGLVGGDEPDHVENAMRDYDSDDEPDHISGDSEEETPVPLPAPQGPSSSRSHQQPPHFSTLNLEVTKEEVVMSVKDYSIPRGVQYRVMESDHLKYLGRCKEFGNGCTWMIRVALRQRKSIWDVRRYNEAHTCLATLISSDHRQLDYPRNMREDLSFG